From Bos mutus isolate GX-2022 chromosome 5, NWIPB_WYAK_1.1, whole genome shotgun sequence, one genomic window encodes:
- the PHB2 gene encoding prohibitin-2: protein MAQNLKDLAGRLPSGPRGMGTALKLLLGAGAVAYGIRESVFTVEGGHRAIFFNRIGGVQQDTILAEGLHFRIPWFQYPIIYDIRARPRKISSPTGSKDLQMVNISLRVLSRPNAMELPSMYQRLGLDYEERVLPSIVNEVLKSVVAKFNASQLITQRAQVSLLIRRELTERAKDFSLILDDVAITELSFSREYTAAVEAKQVAQQEAQRAQFLVEKAKQEQRQKIVQAEGEAEAARMLGEALSKNPGYIKLRKIRAAQNISKTIATSQNRIYLTADNLVLNLQDESFTR from the exons ATGGCCCAGAACTTGAAGGACTTAGCCGGACGGCTGCCCTCCGGGCCCCGGGGCATGGGCACGGCGCTGAAGCTACTGCTGGGGGCCGGCGCCGTGGCCTACGGCATCCGCGAATCCGTGTTCACCG tggaaggaggGCACAGAGCCATTTTCTTTAATCGGATCGGAGGGGTGCAGCAGGACACCATTCTGGCCGAGGGCCTTCACTTCAG GATCCCCTGGTTCCAGTACCCCATCATCTATGACATTCGGGCCAGACCCCGAAAAATTTCCTCCCCCACAGGCTCCAAAG ACCTGCAGATGGTGAACATCTCCCTGCGGGTGCTGTCCCGACCCAATGCCATGGAGCTGCCCAGCATGTACCAGCGCCTGGGGCTGGACTACGAGGAGCGAGTGCTGCCGTCCATTGTCAACGAGGTGCTCAAGAGCGTGGTGGCCAAGTTCAACGCCTCCCAGCTGATCACTCAACGGGCCCAG GTGTCCTTGCTAATCCGACGGGAGCTGACCGAGAGGGCCAAGGACTTCAGCCTCATCTTGGACGACGTAGCCATCACTGAGCTGAGCTTCAGCCGCGAGTACACGGCCGCTGTGGAAGCCAAACAAGTGG CCCAGCAGGAGGCCCAGCGCGCCCAGttcctggtggagaaggcaaagcAGGAACAGCGGCAGAAGATCGTGCAGGCGGAGGGTGAGGCCGAGGCGGCGCGGATG TTGGGAGAGGCCCTGAGCAAGAACCCAGGTTATATCAAGCTACGCAAGATCCGGGCAGCCCAGAACATCTCCAAGACG ATTGCCACCTCACAGAATCGTATCTATCTCACTGCTGACAACCTCGTGCTCAACCTACAGGATGAAAGTTTCACCCGGTGA